The following proteins come from a genomic window of Crassostrea angulata isolate pt1a10 chromosome 1, ASM2561291v2, whole genome shotgun sequence:
- the LOC128160207 gene encoding bifunctional 3'-5' exonuclease/ATP-dependent helicase WRN-like translates to MWRSMLIESSSFKLFVVDEAHMVINWGESSGKSEPFREWFGRLGEIRSLIACPALVITATASRASRRKLRKKLTLVNFHEIVDSPDRENIKLFVEKIKVNEKISVTFSWLIDMVMDQGGECPRHIIFCPSIKLCADVYFAFKVSLNECINYIEMFHSCTTDQVKDEIREDMENKDGHIRVLIATSAAGMGVNYKSVNNIIHYGPPKDLDGFIQQLGRAGRDGTQSYELLIYSSRHLRKLDIDMLDYAKKILKHVAGKNC, encoded by the exons ATGTGGAGGAGCATGCTCATTGAATCTTCAAGTTTCAAACTATTTGTGGTAGATGAAGCACACATGGTTATCAACTG GGGTGAAAGTTCTGGAAAAAGTGAGCCATTTCGGGAATGGTTTGGTAGACTTGGTGAAATCAGGTCCCTGATAGCATGTCCAGCACTTGTCATCACAGCAACGGCCAGCAGAGCAAGTAGGAGAAAGCTGAGAAAGAAGCTTACACTCGTGAACTTCCATGAAATTGTGGATAGTCCTGACAGAGAAAACATTAAACTTTTTGTTGAAAAGATAAAGGTGAATGAAAAAATCAGTGTGACCTTTTCTTGGCTGATTGACATGGTCATGGATCAGGGTGGTGAATGCCCACGACATATTATCTTTTGTCCGAGCATAAAATTGTGTGCAGATGtgtattttgcttttaaagtaagcttaaatgaatgtattaattatattgAAATGTTCCATTCTTGTACAACTGATCAGGTGAAAGATGAAATAAGAGAGGATATGGAAAATAAAGATGGACATATTAGGGTACTTATTGCAACCAGTGCTGCAGGAATGGGGGTGAACTACAAAAGTGTTAATAATATTATTCATTATGGACCACCCAAAGATTTAGATGGCTTCATACAACAGTTAGGACGTGCTGGTAGGGATGGCACTCAGTCTTATGAATTACTTATTTACAGTAGTAGACATTTACGTAAGTTAGATATTGACATGTTAgattatgcaaaaaaaatactgaaacatGTCGCAGGAAAAAACTGTTAG